The Microcebus murinus isolate Inina chromosome 4, M.murinus_Inina_mat1.0, whole genome shotgun sequence genome has a segment encoding these proteins:
- the COLGALT1 gene encoding procollagen galactosyltransferase 1 translates to MAAAPRACGRRARPLPALLLLLLLGPPPPRARPGAAAYFPEERWSPESPLQAPRVLVALLARNAAHALPATLGALERLRHPRERTALWVATDHNADNTSAVLREWLVAVKGLYHSVEWRPAEEPRSYPDEEGPKHWSDLRYEHVMKLRQAALKSARDMWADYILFVDADNLILNPDTLSLLIAENRTVVAPMLDSRAAYSNFWCGMTSQGYYRRTPAYIPIRKRERRGCFAVPMVHSTFLVDLRKAASRSLAFYPPHPDYTWPFDDIIVFAFSCKQAEVQMHVCNKEVYGFLPVPLRSHSGLQDEAESFMHVQLEVMVKHPPVEPSRFVSAPTKTPDKMGFDEVFMINLKRRQDRRARMLRALREQEIECLLVEAVDGKAMNASQVEALGIQMLPGYRDPYHGRPLTKGELGCFLSHYNIWKEVVDRGLQKALVFEDDLRFEIFFKRRLMNLMRDVEREGLDWDLIYVGRKRMQVEHPEKAVPRVRNLVEADYSYWTLAYVLSLQGARKLLAAGPLAKMLPVDEFLPVMFDKHPVSEYKAHFALRNLRAFSAEPLLVYPTHYTGDDGYVSDTETSVVWDNEQVKTDWDRAKSQKMRRQQALSREAKNSDVLQSPLDSAARDEL, encoded by the exons ATGGCGGCGGCCCCGCGGGCGTGCGGGCGGCGCGCGCGGCCGCTCccggcgctgctgctgctgctgctgctggggcccCCGCCGCCGCGGGCCCGGCCGGGCGCCGCCGCCTACTTCCCGGAGGAGCGCTGGAGCCCCGAGTCGCCGCTGCAGGCGCCGCGCGTGCTCGTCGCGCTGCTGGCGCGGAACGCGGCCCACGCGCTGCCCGCCACGCTCGGCGCGCTGGAGCGGCTGCGCCACCCGCGGGAGCGCACGGCGCTGTG GGTGGCCACGGACCACAACGCGGACAACACCTCGGCCGTGCTGCGGGAGTGGCTGGTGGCCGTGAAGGGTCTGTACCATTCCGTGGAGTGGCGGCCGGCGGAGGAGCCCAG GTCCTACCCGGACGAGGAGGGCCCCAAACACTGGTCCGACTTGCGCTACGAGCACGTCATGAAGCTGCGCCAGGCCGCCCTGAAATCAGCTCGGGACATGTGGGCTGACTACATCCTG TTCGTGGACGCCGACAACCTGATCCTGAACCCCGACACGCTGAGCCTGCTCATCGCGGAGAACAGGACGGTGGTGGCGCCCATGCTGGACTCGCGGGCCGCCTACTCCAACTTCTGGTGCGGAATGACCTCCCAG GGCTACTACCGGCGCACCCCCGCCTACATCCCCATCCGCAAGCGGGAGCGCCGCGGCTGCTTCGCCGTGCCCATGGTGCACTCGACCTTCCTCGTCGACCTGCGCAAGGCGGCCTCGCGGAGCCTGGCCTTCTACCCGCCCCACCCCGACTACACCTGGCCCTTCGACGACATCATCGTCTTCGCCTTCTCCTGCAAGCAAGCAG AGGTGCAGATGCACGTGTGCAACAAGGAGGTGTACGGCTTCCTGCCGGTGCCGCTGCGCTCCCACAGCGGCCTCCAGGACGAGGCTGAGAGCTTCATGCACGTGCAGCTGGAGGTCATGG TGAAGCACCCGCCGGTGGAGCCCTCGCGCTTCGTCTCTGCGCCCACCAAGACGCCGGACAAGATGGGCTTCGATGAG GTGTTCATGATCAACCTGAAGCGGCGGCAGGACCGGCGGGCGCGCATGCTGCGGGCGCTGCGCGAGCAAGAGATCGAGTGTCTGCTGGTGGAGGCGGTGGATGGCAA ggccaTGAACGCCAGCCAGGTGGAGGCGCTGGGCATCCAGATGCTGCCGGGCTACCGGGACCCCTACCACGGCCGGCCGCTCACCAAGGGCGAGCTGGGCTGCTTCCTCAGCCACTACAACATCTGGAAGGAG GTGGTGGACCGGGGGCTGCAGAAGGCGCTCGTGTTTGAGGACGACCTGCGCTTCGAGATCTTCTTCAAGAGGCGCTTGATGAACCTCATGCGGGACGTGGAGCGGGAGGGCCTGGACTGGGACCTCAT CTACGTGGGCCGGAAGCGGATGCAGGTGGAGCATCCCGAGAAGGCTGTGCCCCGCGTGAGGAACCTGGTGGAGGCTGACTACTCCTACTGGACCCTGGCCTACGTGCTCTCCCTGCAAGGCGCCCGCAAGCTGCTGGCCGCTGGGCCGCTGGCCAAGATGCTGCCGGTGGACGAGTTCCTGCCCGTCATGTTCGACAAGCACCCAGT GTCCGAGTACAAGGCCCACTTCGCCCTCCGCAACCTGCGAGCCTTCTCCGCGGAGCCCCTGCTCGTGTACCCGACGCACTACACGGGGGACGACGGGTACGTGAGCGACACGGAGACCTCGGTCGTGTGGGACAACGAGCAGGTCAAGACCGACTGGGACCGCGCCAAGTCCCAGAAGATGCGGCGGCAGCAGGCGCTGAGCCGGGAGGCCAAGAACTCGGACGTGCTGCAGTCCCCGCTGGACAGCGCCGCCCGCGACGAGCTCTAG